The stretch of DNA ATCCGATTCGATTGCCTTGGAGTTTAGCTACATCCGCTACGACAGCATCGTCAAAGCCTCGGGGCAGTACGATTGGTCATCCATCGATCAATTACTGGATGAAGTAGCAAGTCGAAAGCATCAAGCAGTGCTACGGTTCCACTATGTCTACCCAGGCAAAGACTCGTCCGTTCCCCCCCATGTCAAGGCAAGCTCTGGTTACAAGAAGATCGTCGCCAAGAGTGAAGGCAAGAAGACAGAGTTTGTGGATTGGAGTCACCCCAGCATCGAAGCCTTCACGCTAGATTTCTACACGAAGTTTGCTGCTCGCTACGACACAGACCCTCGCATCGCGTACTTGCAGACTGGATTTGGGCTTTGGGCCGAGTACCACATTTATAGTGGTCCGCGCAAGGTTGGAGAAACTTTCCCTTCATTGGCGTTTCAGCGAACGTTTGTAAAGCATCTTGATGAGCAGTTCGATCAGCTCCGGTGGATGATCTCGGTAGACGCTGCGGATGGTGATTATTCACCGTTTGAATCGGAGCCGAATCTTAAAAACCTCGCTTTCGGCGTATTTGACGATTCGTTTCTTTGGAAGCAGCATGCCAAGCAGAACGGTGTGAATTGGCAATTCTTTGGTAGTGAACGCTGGAAGCAAAATCCGGCTGGCGGAGAACTGAGTTACTACACC from Rubripirellula amarantea encodes:
- a CDS encoding DUF4832 domain-containing protein, with product MVQFTTSSTRNRVVARGVMAFFAGMCCFGGELLAQTQWKDVPLVRTIDTVSPWTGMVLWSESDHAQSDSIALEFSYIRYDSIVKASGQYDWSSIDQLLDEVASRKHQAVLRFHYVYPGKDSSVPPHVKASSGYKKIVAKSEGKKTEFVDWSHPSIEAFTLDFYTKFAARYDTDPRIAYLQTGFGLWAEYHIYSGPRKVGETFPSLAFQRTFVKHLDEQFDQLRWMISVDAADGDYSPFESEPNLKNLAFGVFDDSFLWKQHAKQNGVNWQFFGSERWKQNPAGGELSYYTGRDQKQALAETGPHGIPFEKMAADYHISFMIGNDQPNYQSMDRIRKASQAIGYRFRITEYQTNDASVRVVVKNEGVAPAYYDAFVAIDSHRSETSLRGLLPGETRECLIANVSPGEVTIESDRLVSGEIIPFIAELP